The genomic region acaaagttgctaacctttgtgatcacttgaatggatgggggccttcaaatcttgacaaattttgggcaaaatgtgtgatgagctcgaggggagaagaggaagaacagagaggagaggagaggggaaagggggaagaacagagcaagctggacgaagggtttatatgcaggaggacctttagtaccggttcgtgccacgaaccggtactaaaggtgctggagggggcccagactgacaacatcctgccaccaccctcattagtaccggttcgtggaacgaaccggtgctaaaggttagccacgaaccggtactaatgagagtggcccggctagccgttggaaccggcactaatgtatacattagtgccggctctaatacaaaccgacactaatgtgctgcacgtttgaccctttttctactagtgttttttTGATGTTGTCGACCACACTGATGCGCAACAAACTCGGTGACAACAAAAAATGCAGCAGCCCTTTCTTCATCTGGAGAACACAAAAGCATTAACCTGCAAGTAACAAACTCACGATCAATACAGATAAATATAATATCTAACAGAAGCACTTGTTTCCGTGGGATTTGCAAATATCTTCGTAAACTTGCGACTTGTTCTTGCTGCGATGGAATTTTGTGCCGTGAAAGATCGGACCAACAACGGATCGACCCTCGCCTCGAGGTTCCCTCCACCTCAGCTGCAGCGTGGCGTTAGGGTTTGTCAGGACCCTTTGGGGCCCGGCGGGGCCAGTTCGGGCCTGGTAGGCCTCTCTGTCATCACGTCCAGTCGGCTCCACGAAGGCGGTGGTGGTTGCCCCTCCCGTTGGCTGAGTTGCGGATGCCCCCGAGCTCGTTGGCTCCTTGTCCCTCCTCGAGGTGTCGTGTCGGTAGCCTCAGGGAGATGGCGAAGTTGGTTCGGTGACCGTGGTGGCACATCCCGGTGGGCGGCAGGTTTGGTGGTGCACTTCAGATCGTCCGACGTGGTGGTAGTTTTTTGGGTTGGGAGAAATCCTTGGCGGCTCGTCCGACATCGACGCGGTGACGCCTGCTGGCGCCGCCGGACCTTCCTAAAGGGCGTCGGATATACCCCTTCCCCGCTGCCCTTTGCAGACCGGAGAAACCTTAGGACTTGTCTGGGCAGGAGTTGCGTCGTTGTTgaattccttcttgaaggtgttgcttgatATGCGACGCTTTCGGAGTGCTAGGAGCACGGTGGTACTTCCCCGGACGGTGCAGCGGTTGCCGACCACGTTTCGTTGATCTTCCGTTCTCggcatttgtttttctttctttttatctttttttcctttGGGCTCGTTTGTGTTGCGGCCCCAGCGAGTGGTTGTATCGgatggttgctttataatataaaagcggggggaaaccctttatcGTCGTATGAACCACAACTCTGTATTACTGGAATTTGACTTCGAATTCCATCAGTCATGGTGCATGGATAACTCTGTACCTTTGGAATTTCATCCCAGAGATAGGTCTGTTCATAGTTGCATATAGATAGACCAAAGGAGTGGGCAGCGGTAGCAACATAAATTTGATTTAATCTTGTTTTCTGCAATTCAAATCATGTTTCAACTAAACTATATCTTCCTGCCAACAAAAGCACATTGACTTTGCCCGCCCAGCATGCCAATTTGTAAATCTTCTAGGAATGACATGCTTTGCGAACCACAGCTGAGAAGCACAAAAACTGGCATGGCTTAGGAGAAGAGCTGCCAAGTAGAAGCACATACAAAAATCAAGAGACGATGAAGTCCTGCTCAAAACAATAATAAGGTATTCAAAGGCATCCGACTACATTGCAAACTTTTTTTTTGAGAACGCTGCATTACAAACTTAGCCAGACTAAAGTGCATGCTCAGTTAGTTTTTCAAATAACATATAGACACTGCCAAGCACATTGAAGCAACGCGGCAAACTCAGCTACATCTAACAACTGAAGTAGCCCTTTCTTCACCTGGATACAACAGAAGTGTTAGTCTATTAGTGAGTCAGTGCAGAAAAAGAGACAATATAACAGAAACACCTATGTATGATAGTGTATGAACAAGAATTTAGTGGCTATATCATATCACCTAAATTAATCAGAGCTATATCATGTCCCTTAGAAAAATATAGGGTTGTATCATCTTCCTGAGTATCTCCTAGAAATAGCAATGACAACAAAATAAACCCTTCAGCCTTTTCCCACAAACTAATTCAGTTGGGGAATTGAATGATGTGGCCGGCGTTTGTTATAATAAATTGAGCTACTAATACATTGCTTTCAGCTTATTGAATGTGAAACAACCAAACCAATTGGAAACTCTATGCATAAAACATGTGGATCATTCATTTAATTCAACAGGAGTTATATTTTTACTTAGCATTGCCACAATTCTAAGTGTTTGTCCGTGTCATTAGCATGTGTGCATCCCTAATAGTGGCTGAATAGTAGTTTGAGAGCGCATGCTACCCACATTGGTCACAAAATATTTTCTAAAgagaaaatcaaatagttcaaaTCCCAGAAACTATATGCAAAAGTTCTTTTTACCTGTTGAACTGCTTCAACGCATTAGCACTCAAATCAGAGAGTCGTCATGTGCAATGTGCAACATTTTCTCAACTAGATCCATCCTTAATGTACGCGGATTTGAATATCTTTTACACGAATTAGAAAACAAATGTGTGGGATTTGAAAAATTATGTCAACTTGAAACAAGTATGTGAATTTCAAACAAAGTTCATGGATTGGAAAAGGAACACGGATTTGAAAAAAACACACGAACTTTAAAAAGTATGCAGACTTGAAACAAGTATGTGAACTTCAAAAACATTTCATGGATTTGAAACAAAATACTTGGATTCGATAAAATTACACGAACTTGAAAAAAATACACTGATTTGAGAAAAATACACAcattaaaaaaatcatggatttgaaaaaagtacacAAATTTCAAAATAGTTCACGGGTTGAAAAAGGTATGTTTATTTTTGAAAAAGTTGCACGACCTTGAAAAAACTATGTGGATTTGAAAAGAGTATGTATATGAAAAAATTACTTTAGTCAGCACCGGTCAAAACCGGGGTCAGTCGGCACCAAAACCGGTCAAAATCGAGACCAGGGACAAACCTTGTCCGGTTTCGTTAGTTGGGGGTGCAAGTTGTCTGGTTTCGGAattgagggaccaaatctagacttcaccaagagttgagggacgaaaagtatacttttctctatATATAAAGACCAAGGATGATCAATCACCTAGTGGACAGATACTCGCTAAAGTATAGCAGTAATATGTAGAGCTGATGCCATTAAGTTTCCTGGCTTGCATTGACTTTGGCTGAACCATATACACACTATCGTGCCTCTCTAAAAAGATTACATCGGTATCCTCATCATAACCCACCATTTTGAGCGGTTCAATCCTTCTCATAGTCCAAGGAGGGATCTTAAGAAGTTCACGCAATGAAACAGTCTTCCACAGCAACCATATGGCAACACCCCGACAATTGACCTTCCTCCGCCACATTTGAAGGTCAAGGCGAGACAAGGCGACAAGACCAACAACGCCATCCTCTGCGTCAATGATATGAAAGTTGTCGAAATCATTCATATTCATACCTTGAGGACCCTTGATAACGCTAAGGTTCTGCGTGCCCAAATCAAACTCAACTATGTCGTCTCCCTTTTCCTTAGCTGGCCAGTAAAGGACATTATCTACAAGGGTGCTACGACAAGCACCAAATACAGTATCATCTGAAGCCTCAGTTGAGATGACATTGCCCCATGTGGTAGTCTCCGAGGAGTAAACGCTTGCATAGGGGTGCGTATTGTCTCTATAGGACACCAAGACCACCTTGAAGGGGCATAAGTGGCAGCCGCCGTGCACATGGCCCTGGTAGCTAGCAGCACAAAGCACTGCCGCGTTAAAGAAGCATTCGGTGAACTCAGGCGGAATGGGCACGCGGTGATGTTTGTTGGTGATAGGGTCACAAACGACGACCTCTTCATGCTGCAAGTCTAAGACGAGGGCGCGGCCGTGGCGAGAATCAAGCAGGATGCATTTGCTATAGTGTCCAAGGGAGAAGCGCCCAGGGGTGATGCGGTCGGGAGCAGGGGCCAGGACGGGCATGAACGCAATCTGTGTGCTGCCGTAATGGAAGAAGCCAAGGAGGGGCGGCTTGCGGTGGTGCGCGTAGAACCGGCGGAGGAACTTGGGGTCGGCGAGGATGCCTCGCCACTGCTTGCACACGGCGGAGGCGCGGGGGAGAGAGTATAGGTCCAGGGGGAGCCGGAGGAGGATCTCCCGGAGCATATCTTCGCTGTCCGGCAGGGAGGCAGGTGTCTCCCGCGAGGTGCCGTC from Triticum aestivum cultivar Chinese Spring unplaced genomic scaffold, IWGSC CS RefSeq v2.1 scaffold83126, whole genome shotgun sequence harbors:
- the LOC123176189 gene encoding uncharacterized protein (The sequence of the model RefSeq protein was modified relative to this genomic sequence to represent the inferred CDS: added 76 bases not found in genome assembly) translates to MSHLQRGEGGAGRRCTARLRYQIHASDEGSGPARSRTTRLHPQIKHDEDGAGVACNRRSRKRHHRRGKRLRARTHASEEGDGTSRETPASLPDSEDMLREILLRLPLDLYSLPRASAVCKQWRGILADPKFLRRFYAHHRKPPLLGFFHYGSTQIAFMPVLAPAPDRITPGRFSLGHYSKCILLDSRHGRALVLDLQHEEVVVCDPITNKHHRVPIPPEFTECFFNAAVLCAASYQGHVHGGCHLCPFKVVLVSYRDNTHPYASVYSSETTTWGNVISTVASDDTIFGPCCSTLVDNVLYWPAK